One window from the genome of Rufibacter tibetensis encodes:
- the nadE gene encoding NAD(+) synthase — MKLAGAALNQTPLDWDNNLRNIKTAVEQAKEQNVDILCLPEMSIPGYGCEDLFLSEWVSVECFERLLEIKEWCEGVIVCVGLPVRLNNTTYNCACVIKDKQILGFTAKQFLANDGVHYEPRWFSSWVPNTIEEFEALGQTYLIGDIIYEHKGIKFAFEICEDAWRNANRPAYRHIEKGVELIINPSASHFAMSKTDVRYHLVVDASREFDCTYLYVNLLGNEAGKMIYDGEIIIAQNGNLVLRNQLLSFKSIDFECAEVSFETPLQPVELDLLPVDENVEFISAISLALFDYLRKSRSRGFVLSLSGGADSSLCAVAVAEMVRRALEEISLEEFAQKTNCLSPEEVAEYKQLPINELRNLLVGRLLVTAYQGTINSSDDTYRSAEELAKSIGAVFYNWTIDEEVKSYRGKIEHAIGRNLTWENDDITLQNIQARVRAPGIWMIANLKNSLLLATSNRSEASVGYATMDGDTAGSISPIAGVDKAFIRQWLVWAQLQLGYEGLHYVNNLQPSAELRPLENTQTDEEDLMPYPLLNQIERLAFYERIAPKQVFEKLKGTYPDEQLKQFIKRFYSLWSRNQWKRERYAPAFHLDDYNVDPRSWLRFPILSGGFREELSEL, encoded by the coding sequence ATGAAACTTGCCGGCGCTGCCCTCAACCAAACTCCCCTGGATTGGGATAACAATCTCCGCAACATCAAAACGGCCGTAGAACAGGCCAAAGAACAGAACGTTGATATTCTTTGCCTCCCAGAAATGAGTATTCCCGGGTATGGCTGCGAAGACCTGTTCCTGAGTGAATGGGTGAGTGTGGAATGTTTTGAGCGGTTGTTAGAAATAAAAGAATGGTGCGAGGGTGTTATCGTCTGCGTAGGGCTTCCTGTTCGGTTGAACAACACAACCTATAACTGTGCCTGTGTCATCAAAGACAAACAGATTCTTGGTTTCACTGCCAAACAATTCCTAGCCAATGACGGAGTGCACTATGAACCCCGCTGGTTCAGTTCATGGGTACCCAATACCATTGAAGAGTTTGAGGCGTTGGGCCAAACCTATCTTATTGGTGACATCATCTATGAACATAAAGGCATAAAATTCGCCTTTGAGATTTGCGAAGATGCCTGGCGTAATGCAAACCGTCCGGCTTACCGCCATATAGAGAAAGGCGTAGAGCTCATTATCAACCCAAGTGCCAGCCACTTTGCCATGAGCAAAACCGATGTGCGCTACCATTTGGTGGTAGATGCCTCCCGAGAGTTTGATTGCACCTACTTGTATGTGAATTTGCTGGGTAACGAGGCAGGCAAAATGATTTACGATGGTGAAATCATCATCGCGCAAAACGGCAATCTGGTACTCCGAAATCAATTGCTTTCTTTTAAGAGCATTGACTTTGAGTGTGCTGAGGTTTCCTTTGAAACTCCATTGCAGCCTGTGGAACTTGACTTGCTACCGGTGGATGAAAACGTAGAATTCATCTCAGCTATTTCATTGGCCTTGTTTGATTACCTGCGCAAAAGCCGAAGCCGTGGTTTTGTTCTTTCCTTGAGCGGTGGGGCCGATTCTTCGCTGTGTGCCGTGGCCGTAGCCGAAATGGTACGCCGTGCCCTAGAGGAAATCAGCCTGGAAGAATTTGCCCAAAAAACCAATTGCCTCAGCCCGGAGGAAGTTGCAGAATACAAGCAACTTCCCATAAACGAGCTCAGAAACCTATTGGTAGGTAGGTTACTGGTAACAGCCTATCAGGGTACCATCAACTCCTCAGATGACACCTACCGTTCCGCGGAAGAATTGGCCAAATCCATTGGAGCCGTTTTCTATAACTGGACCATAGATGAGGAGGTGAAAAGCTACCGAGGCAAAATTGAGCACGCCATTGGGCGTAACCTTACCTGGGAGAACGATGACATCACGCTGCAGAACATCCAAGCTCGGGTTAGGGCTCCAGGCATCTGGATGATTGCTAACCTTAAAAACTCCCTGCTGCTGGCTACCTCCAACCGGTCAGAAGCATCAGTAGGGTATGCCACTATGGACGGAGACACCGCGGGAAGTATCTCACCCATTGCTGGCGTGGACAAAGCCTTTATCCGGCAGTGGCTGGTATGGGCGCAGCTACAATTAGGCTACGAGGGCTTGCATTACGTGAACAATCTGCAACCATCGGCAGAGTTGCGGCCTTTGGAAAATACCCAGACCGATGAAGAAGATTTGATGCCATATCCGTTGCTGAATCAGATCGAGCGGCTGGCCTTCTATGAACGTATAGCCCCAAAGCAGGTGTTTGAGAAGCTGAAAGGCACCTATCCAGATGAGCAGTTGAAGCAGTTTATCAAACGGTTTTACTCGCTTTGGAGCCGTAACCAATGGAAGCGCGAACGTTATGCCCCAGCCTTCCACCTGGACGACTACAACGTGGATCCCCGAAGTTGGCTTCGGTTCCCTATTCTGAGCGGAGGTTTCAGGGAAGAGCTGAGCGAGTTGTAA